In the genome of Bacillus sp. S3, one region contains:
- a CDS encoding amidohydrolase codes for MEENFEGQILTWFDHFHAHPEVSWKEFKTTETIAGILDELGVSYKRFSDVTGLIAEIGEGEEVIAVRADIDALWQEVDGVWQGNHSCGHDANISMVLGALLYVKNKQINKKIRFIFQPAEEKGSGSIAMIERGALENVSHLFGIHLRPAEELPLGKVAPSIHHGAGIFLEGKIIGTDAHGARPHQGKNAIDVVVALHQFIKSIYLSPFESYSAKLTRIIAGGENMNIIPGTAEFALDIRAQKNDILNKLQSKIEEGMTGISKLYEVEIQWNWVDYTPGAEVSAEAEAIANEAIRLVAGNEVAAPPVITSGSDDFHFYTVKHPEVKATMIGVGADLRPGLHHPKMTFNRSALDLGARILAETLRRA; via the coding sequence TTGGAGGAAAATTTTGAAGGACAGATTTTAACCTGGTTTGATCATTTTCATGCACATCCGGAAGTCAGCTGGAAAGAATTTAAGACAACGGAAACAATCGCAGGTATTTTAGATGAGCTTGGTGTTTCATACAAACGTTTTTCTGATGTGACTGGTTTAATCGCAGAAATCGGTGAAGGGGAGGAAGTGATCGCTGTTCGGGCCGATATTGATGCATTATGGCAAGAGGTGGACGGAGTCTGGCAAGGGAACCATTCCTGTGGCCACGATGCGAACATTTCGATGGTTCTTGGCGCCCTTTTGTATGTGAAAAATAAACAAATTAACAAAAAAATCCGCTTTATTTTCCAGCCGGCAGAAGAAAAAGGTAGTGGTTCCATCGCCATGATTGAACGCGGTGCATTGGAAAATGTCTCCCATCTTTTCGGTATTCATCTTCGCCCAGCAGAGGAACTGCCGTTAGGAAAAGTGGCTCCTTCCATCCATCATGGAGCAGGCATCTTCCTAGAGGGGAAAATAATCGGCACTGACGCTCATGGTGCACGGCCTCATCAAGGGAAAAATGCGATTGATGTGGTAGTGGCATTGCATCAATTTATTAAATCTATTTATCTATCACCATTCGAATCCTATTCAGCGAAACTGACGAGAATTATTGCTGGTGGAGAGAATATGAACATTATTCCCGGAACAGCTGAATTCGCCCTTGATATACGTGCACAAAAAAATGATATCTTGAACAAGCTGCAATCCAAAATTGAAGAAGGAATGACCGGGATTAGCAAGCTTTATGAAGTTGAAATACAATGGAACTGGGTCGATTATACACCGGGAGCAGAAGTTTCAGCTGAAGCGGAAGCAATTGCAAACGAAGCAATTCGTCTCGTTGCCGGCAATGAAGTAGCTGCACCTCCGGTTATTACATCCGGCAGCGATGATTTTCATTTTTATACCGTGAAGCATCCTGAAGTTAAAGCAACTATGATAGGAGTTGGGGCAGACCTGAGACCGGGATTGCACCATCCGAAAATGACATTCAATCGCTCGGCTCTCGACCTGGGGGCACGCATTCTTGCTGAAACATTGCGAAGAGCGTAA
- the nhaC gene encoding Na+/H+ antiporter NhaC has protein sequence MKKEIPFKVAIIPLVAMIVVMGLTVIVLEQGPHMPLIFGTVVAAIVAWRMGFKWDEIEKMMYKGIRLALPAVVIIMLVGITIGAWIGGGVVATMIYYGLKIITPSLFLVSITVICMIVSLAIGSSWSTMGTIGVAGMGIGLSMGIPAPMIAGAIISGSYFGDKMSPLSDTTNLASGLTGTDLFVHIRHMLFTTVPGIVITLIIYGIMGFKFGNAGMDKASIDQTIGVLQDSFVISPFLLIIPVLVIILVAKKVPAIPALIIGIIMGFLSQIFIQGGSVSSAFTALQSGFVIDTGNEMVDNLFNRGGLDSMMYTVSMTIVAMTFGGILENSGMLEAIVKQILKLAKSAKGVVASTVVSCFATNATCSEQYISIVIPSRMYAKAYKEKGLHSKNLSRALEDGGTLTSVFIPWNTCGVFILGTLGVHAFEYAPYAILNYLVPMISIFYAMTGITIEKLPESEMLQIGKVEEETAIV, from the coding sequence ATGAAAAAGGAAATACCATTTAAGGTAGCGATCATCCCACTTGTGGCAATGATTGTCGTTATGGGGTTAACGGTTATCGTCCTGGAGCAGGGACCGCACATGCCGCTTATTTTTGGAACTGTTGTTGCGGCCATTGTTGCGTGGCGTATGGGGTTTAAATGGGATGAAATTGAAAAAATGATGTATAAGGGGATCCGTCTCGCCCTGCCAGCTGTTGTCATCATCATGCTTGTTGGAATAACGATTGGTGCATGGATTGGCGGCGGAGTTGTGGCAACGATGATTTATTATGGTTTGAAGATTATTACCCCATCACTTTTTCTTGTTTCCATTACCGTTATTTGTATGATTGTATCGTTGGCTATCGGCAGCTCCTGGTCGACTATGGGAACGATTGGTGTAGCAGGGATGGGAATTGGTTTAAGTATGGGGATTCCTGCACCGATGATTGCTGGTGCGATTATTTCGGGCTCTTACTTTGGCGATAAAATGTCACCGCTTTCAGACACGACCAATCTAGCATCCGGTTTAACTGGTACAGATTTATTTGTCCATATTCGCCACATGCTATTCACAACAGTTCCTGGTATCGTTATTACCTTAATTATCTACGGAATTATGGGCTTCAAATTTGGTAATGCTGGAATGGATAAAGCAAGTATTGATCAAACAATAGGTGTCCTTCAAGACAGCTTTGTCATTTCACCTTTTCTATTGATCATTCCAGTTCTCGTTATTATTTTAGTAGCCAAAAAAGTACCGGCCATACCAGCACTCATTATCGGAATTATCATGGGTTTCCTATCACAAATTTTCATACAGGGCGGCTCTGTTTCATCTGCGTTTACTGCGTTACAAAGCGGTTTTGTGATAGATACTGGAAACGAAATGGTCGACAATCTATTTAACCGCGGTGGTTTAGACTCCATGATGTACACGGTATCGATGACAATTGTGGCGATGACGTTCGGTGGGATTCTTGAGAATTCAGGAATGCTTGAGGCAATTGTAAAGCAAATATTAAAATTGGCAAAATCAGCAAAAGGGGTGGTTGCTTCAACAGTTGTTTCCTGTTTCGCAACAAATGCTACCTGTTCAGAGCAATACATTTCGATTGTGATCCCATCTCGTATGTATGCGAAAGCCTATAAGGAAAAAGGACTTCATTCAAAAAATCTCTCCCGTGCACTCGAGGATGGCGGTACATTGACCTCCGTTTTTATTCCATGGAATACGTGCGGCGTGTTTATTTTAGGGACCCTTGGTGTCCATGCCTTTGAATATGCACCATACGCAATCTTGAATTATCTTGTCCCGATGATTTCGATTTTCTATGCGATGACAGGAATTACGATTGAAAAATTACCGGAATCCGAAATGCTTCAAATAGGGAAAGTCGAAGAGGAAACGGCAATCGTTTAG
- a CDS encoding transcriptional regulator — protein MTTKIAVIGSNEFINNILAIAADLPDIEIDPYIYQEPAEAEALVTQLKPCDVVFFSGALPYYFSKKNRELLPIPSHCLATDEMAVASTFLSILYTKKIALGRISIDLIDSSVVTNVLAELESDLPEIQILAYRQMVEGHFDLSKIVAFHQALWDQGEIDLAITSVHAIYHRLNALGIPVKRIIDPKISLRRGLENARAMAELYKRKASQVAVGYISAKALFEHISVFTAKFHASAQQLDENLFVFYSTRGEIESLIDQNILTDFLDNWQDPCKIGFGYGKTLTDAEQNAMVALQFAEKDETGKCGYILTEEKQLLGPFPHDAKQHHLKHDDPKIVQVAKQTKLSPANLSKIIEFSKSRTSVHFTAADLSEYLHVTRRSTERIIKKLADHGYVKNVGEEMTYQQGRPRAIYELHLPVYY, from the coding sequence CTGACTACCAAGATTGCTGTCATCGGTTCAAATGAATTTATTAATAACATTCTCGCCATCGCAGCCGATTTACCGGATATCGAGATTGACCCGTATATTTATCAAGAGCCTGCTGAAGCTGAAGCGCTAGTAACACAATTAAAACCATGCGATGTTGTTTTTTTCTCTGGGGCATTGCCCTACTATTTTTCTAAAAAAAATCGTGAGCTGCTGCCCATTCCTTCCCATTGCTTAGCAACGGATGAGATGGCAGTCGCCTCCACGTTCCTATCCATATTATATACTAAAAAAATTGCGCTTGGACGAATTTCCATTGATTTAATTGACTCTTCTGTAGTCACAAATGTCCTGGCAGAGCTTGAATCTGACTTGCCCGAGATACAGATATTGGCCTATCGACAAATGGTAGAAGGCCATTTTGATTTAAGTAAAATTGTCGCTTTTCATCAGGCGCTTTGGGACCAAGGGGAAATTGACCTAGCCATAACAAGTGTTCATGCCATTTATCATCGTTTAAATGCCCTAGGAATCCCTGTTAAAAGGATAATCGACCCCAAAATATCATTGCGCCGCGGACTTGAAAACGCACGAGCAATGGCAGAACTGTATAAAAGAAAAGCATCTCAAGTGGCTGTTGGCTATATTTCTGCGAAGGCTTTATTCGAACATATATCTGTTTTTACCGCAAAATTTCACGCATCAGCCCAGCAGCTGGATGAAAACTTATTTGTTTTTTACAGTACAAGAGGTGAAATTGAGAGTTTAATAGACCAAAATATCCTTACAGACTTCCTAGACAATTGGCAAGACCCCTGCAAAATTGGCTTTGGCTACGGAAAAACCTTAACGGATGCTGAACAAAATGCCATGGTTGCACTTCAGTTTGCCGAAAAAGACGAGACTGGCAAATGTGGTTACATATTAACTGAAGAAAAACAATTGCTTGGTCCCTTTCCCCATGATGCAAAACAGCATCATTTGAAGCATGATGATCCTAAAATTGTTCAGGTCGCTAAACAAACGAAATTAAGTCCGGCCAACCTTTCCAAGATTATCGAATTCAGTAAGTCGCGGACATCTGTTCATTTTACTGCAGCAGATCTTAGTGAATATTTACATGTGACACGACGATCCACGGAACGTATCATAAAAAAGCTTGCCGACCATGGTTATGTGAAGAATGTTGGCGAAGAAATGACGTACCAACAAGGTCGACCAAGAGCAATCTATGAGCTCCACCTTCCCGTATATTATTAA
- a CDS encoding mandelate racemase/muconate lactonizing enzyme family protein, with protein sequence MKITAIHLYAIHLPLKDPFVISYHTYQYMPAVMVKIETDEGIIGYGEAVPDEHVTGETWEGVFHILKNTIGPVMLGQNPMEIEKIHDLMNNTIYTAPAAKAAIDIACFDIIGKKLRQPVYQLIGGRYHDEFPITHVLSIADPEKMASEAALMVEKGYGSFKMKVGTNVKDDVERIKAVRAEVGPDIAIRVDVNQGWKNSAVTLSALKQLEDYQIDWIEQPVIADDIDAMVEVKSKTTIPLMIDEGLKGPREMREIIQKRAADKVNIKLMKCGGIYPAVKLAHQAELAGMECQIGSMVESSVGSAAGFHVAFSKKIITSVELTGPLKFTKNIGDLAYEVPFIRLTDKPGLGVEVNEEILHELTIFQDAIR encoded by the coding sequence ATGAAAATTACTGCAATTCACCTTTATGCTATCCACTTACCGTTGAAGGATCCCTTCGTAATTAGTTATCATACGTACCAATATATGCCGGCCGTTATGGTGAAAATAGAGACTGATGAAGGAATCATCGGCTACGGTGAAGCAGTGCCGGATGAACATGTGACAGGGGAAACATGGGAAGGTGTATTCCATATCCTTAAAAACACGATTGGTCCTGTCATGTTAGGGCAAAACCCAATGGAAATTGAAAAAATACATGATCTAATGAACAATACGATCTATACTGCCCCGGCAGCGAAGGCAGCAATCGATATCGCTTGCTTTGATATTATCGGAAAAAAATTACGGCAGCCTGTGTACCAGTTGATTGGCGGGCGCTACCATGATGAATTTCCGATTACCCATGTATTAAGTATTGCTGATCCTGAAAAAATGGCTTCAGAAGCAGCTTTAATGGTGGAGAAGGGTTATGGTTCTTTTAAAATGAAGGTTGGAACGAATGTGAAAGATGATGTCGAACGAATCAAAGCCGTCCGTGCAGAGGTAGGTCCCGATATCGCCATTCGGGTTGATGTCAATCAAGGTTGGAAAAATAGCGCAGTCACTTTATCAGCGCTAAAACAATTGGAAGATTATCAAATTGATTGGATAGAGCAGCCGGTTATTGCTGACGATATTGATGCAATGGTTGAGGTGAAGTCGAAAACAACGATCCCTTTAATGATCGATGAAGGATTAAAAGGACCCCGTGAAATGCGGGAAATCATCCAAAAAAGAGCCGCAGACAAAGTAAATATAAAATTGATGAAATGCGGCGGTATCTATCCTGCGGTAAAATTAGCCCATCAGGCAGAACTTGCGGGAATGGAGTGTCAGATCGGGTCAATGGTTGAATCCTCAGTAGGATCGGCAGCAGGCTTCCATGTTGCATTTTCGAAAAAAATCATTACCAGTGTTGAGTTAACAGGTCCATTGAAGTTCACTAAAAATATCGGTGACCTAGCATACGAGGTACCATTTATTCGCTTAACCGATAAGCCTGGATTAGGTGTGGAAGTTAATGAGGAAATTTTACATGAGTTAACAATATTTCAAGACGCTATTCGCTAA
- a CDS encoding GNAT family N-acetyltransferase, with amino-acid sequence MSSIFQGNLGVQPYIVQRLSIANLPKVLSIQEQVVANLEKKSNLQPLTPEEFQYILEGNGLMIGAFVSQELIAFRALLVPVVGDSEHLGLDIGLSEAELPSVIYQEISNVLPEYRGNGLQKTLAKVIMEELEQETHDFRYVCTTVAPFNIPSLKDKFAQGMQIAGLKEKYGGMLRYIFVKDLNEPQRTDYKETIEVSMNDISDQQEKLAQGWRGVRMKMDSNQTIIIEYCR; translated from the coding sequence ATGAGTTCTATTTTTCAAGGAAATCTGGGAGTTCAGCCATACATCGTCCAAAGATTATCAATAGCTAATTTGCCAAAAGTTTTATCAATTCAGGAGCAGGTTGTTGCAAATTTAGAGAAAAAATCCAACCTTCAGCCGCTCACTCCAGAAGAGTTTCAGTATATTTTAGAAGGAAACGGCTTGATGATTGGGGCGTTTGTCAGCCAAGAATTGATCGCTTTTCGGGCGTTACTGGTTCCGGTTGTAGGAGATTCTGAACACCTGGGACTGGATATTGGTTTATCAGAAGCAGAGCTGCCATCGGTTATTTATCAAGAAATCTCGAATGTCCTTCCAGAATATCGCGGGAATGGCTTGCAGAAAACATTGGCAAAGGTGATTATGGAGGAGTTAGAGCAAGAAACTCATGATTTTCGTTATGTTTGTACGACTGTTGCTCCATTCAACATCCCAAGTTTAAAGGATAAATTTGCACAAGGAATGCAAATTGCTGGTCTGAAAGAAAAATATGGCGGCATGCTGCGCTACATTTTCGTCAAGGATTTGAACGAACCACAGAGGACAGATTACAAGGAAACAATTGAGGTTTCCATGAACGATATATCAGACCAACAAGAAAAACTTGCACAAGGCTGGCGCGGGGTACGAATGAAGATGGATAGCAATCAGACTATCATAATTGAATATTGTCGATAG
- a CDS encoding VOC family protein, whose translation MKSASPYIFVDNCQEVMGFYQNLFGVEITNVQKSDDGKCLHAELHLGNSIIHFSDTFGKTKIGDNVRISLECDSEEEIRRVYDSLSQTGKITYPLQDTFWGAIHANLVDQFGIGWLLNYQK comes from the coding sequence ATGAAAAGTGCCAGTCCTTACATTTTTGTGGATAATTGTCAGGAAGTAATGGGTTTTTATCAAAATCTATTTGGTGTGGAAATTACCAATGTTCAAAAAAGCGATGATGGCAAGTGTTTGCATGCCGAACTTCATCTGGGCAACAGTATCATTCACTTTTCAGATACCTTCGGTAAGACCAAAATAGGGGATAATGTACGCATTAGTTTAGAATGTGATAGTGAAGAAGAAATTAGAAGAGTGTATGATTCGCTTAGCCAAACCGGAAAAATTACTTACCCGCTGCAGGATACGTTTTGGGGAGCGATCCATGCAAACCTAGTGGATCAGTTTGGCATTGGCTGGCTGCTTAATTATCAAAAATAA
- a CDS encoding SRPBCC family protein encodes MNNLTKMKINKPANEVFEAFVDPSKIGNFWFSSSSERWEEGKTITLKYDEYNAQGDIEVMKIEENKKIVFGWGANGEGHIVTITLKELDHSSTIIEVNEEGFNENDEELIAQMIDNKEGWVFMLTCLKGYIEFGVNELRGGLVKD; translated from the coding sequence ATGAATAACCTTACAAAAATGAAAATAAATAAACCTGCGAATGAAGTATTTGAGGCTTTCGTTGATCCTTCGAAAATAGGGAACTTTTGGTTCTCCTCCAGTTCGGAAAGATGGGAGGAAGGCAAAACTATTACTTTGAAATATGATGAATACAACGCTCAAGGCGATATTGAAGTAATGAAAATTGAAGAAAATAAAAAAATTGTCTTCGGTTGGGGAGCTAATGGAGAAGGGCATATTGTAACCATCACACTGAAGGAGTTGGATCATTCAAGTACTATCATTGAAGTAAACGAAGAAGGATTTAATGAAAATGATGAAGAGCTAATAGCGCAAATGATTGATAATAAAGAAGGCTGGGTTTTCATGCTGACTTGTTTAAAGGGATATATAGAATTTGGCGTGAATGAATTAAGAGGCGGATTAGTGAAGGATTGA
- a CDS encoding NUDIX hydrolase codes for MTQNGFVLVVSVSIIKGDEVLIIKENKPSAINKWNFPSGCIEHNEDILDAACREVKEETGFDVKLTGTTGVYNFISSSNDQVILFHFTGEIIGGSLKLEEDEIIASRWIKVPELIDFNHSELREASVIGQIVDRLISKRTHSITVFNEKIG; via the coding sequence ATGACTCAAAATGGATTTGTTTTAGTTGTTAGTGTATCAATTATCAAAGGCGATGAAGTATTAATTATTAAAGAAAATAAACCATCTGCAATTAATAAGTGGAACTTTCCATCCGGATGTATTGAGCATAATGAGGACATACTCGATGCAGCATGCAGGGAAGTAAAAGAAGAAACAGGCTTTGATGTGAAACTTACTGGAACTACAGGTGTATATAATTTTATTAGCAGCTCAAATGACCAGGTAATTTTATTTCATTTTACTGGTGAAATTATAGGAGGTTCATTGAAGCTTGAAGAGGACGAAATTATAGCTAGCAGATGGATAAAGGTGCCTGAACTTATCGATTTTAATCATTCTGAATTGCGTGAGGCAAGTGTAATAGGGCAAATAGTAGATAGATTAATAAGTAAACGAACTCATTCTATCACAGTTTTTAACGAAAAAATTGGATAA
- a CDS encoding GNAT family N-acetyltransferase produces MFQTERCLINTFKKSDYIEVRKLYVNQEVRRFLGGTRHEDSIKEVLEEMLNSGDDSFYWVVREKDTENFIGLVSLDPHHDGDNLEISYQILPNWWGLGYATEVVQVIINFALNELKLSKIVAETQTANKPSCRLLEKVGLQLERKIIRFGAEQAIYFIKSPYIEPNNFLFN; encoded by the coding sequence TTGTTTCAAACAGAAAGATGTCTTATTAATACCTTTAAAAAATCGGATTATATAGAAGTGAGAAAATTATATGTAAATCAGGAAGTAAGAAGATTTCTTGGCGGCACACGTCACGAAGATTCGATTAAAGAAGTATTAGAAGAAATGCTTAATTCAGGTGATGACTCCTTTTATTGGGTTGTTAGAGAAAAAGACACTGAAAATTTCATCGGTTTAGTTTCTCTTGATCCTCACCATGACGGAGATAATCTCGAAATATCGTATCAAATTTTACCGAATTGGTGGGGCTTGGGCTATGCCACTGAAGTAGTTCAAGTGATAATAAATTTTGCATTAAATGAATTGAAACTTTCAAAAATAGTTGCTGAAACACAAACTGCAAATAAACCCTCTTGTAGACTATTAGAGAAAGTAGGTTTGCAACTAGAAAGGAAAATTATCCGATTTGGAGCAGAGCAAGCCATTTACTTCATCAAATCTCCCTATATAGAACCAAATAATTTCCTCTTTAATTGA
- a CDS encoding DUF456 domain-containing protein, which translates to MLTILEIIFWIIIIACFIFSFVGLVYPIIPSVLLIWVGVVLYHFGINPNELTWITWTMLVLLTIFLFLADYLANLHFVDKAGGSKWGTRAATIGLIVGSFVIPPFGVLIVPFALVLIAELIQKKTFQESIKVAFATLIAFFSGTLAKAIIQLIMIGVFVFGVIF; encoded by the coding sequence GTGCTAACTATCCTGGAAATTATATTTTGGATTATTATAATAGCGTGTTTTATCTTTAGTTTCGTAGGACTTGTTTATCCCATTATCCCCTCTGTTTTGCTGATTTGGGTTGGTGTGGTGTTATATCATTTTGGAATTAATCCAAATGAGCTTACTTGGATCACGTGGACCATGCTCGTGTTATTGACGATTTTTTTATTTTTAGCAGATTATTTAGCAAATCTTCACTTTGTCGATAAAGCTGGCGGGTCTAAGTGGGGGACGAGAGCTGCAACGATTGGATTAATTGTGGGAAGCTTTGTCATACCGCCTTTTGGCGTCCTGATTGTCCCATTTGCCCTCGTATTAATTGCTGAATTGATACAAAAGAAGACATTCCAAGAATCCATTAAAGTAGCGTTTGCTACCCTTATAGCCTTTTTTAGCGGTACCTTGGCAAAAGCAATCATTCAGCTTATTATGATTGGTGTCTTTGTATTTGGGGTGATTTTTTAA
- a CDS encoding antibiotic biosynthesis monooxygenase family protein: MILEAAMLQVKQGMEEEYEDAFRQASKIISSMKGYISHELQHCMEVKGKYLLLVRWETLEDHTVGFRQSNEYQEWKKLLHDFYDPFPLVEHFEKVQLS; encoded by the coding sequence ATGATATTGGAAGCTGCAATGCTTCAGGTTAAGCAAGGAATGGAAGAGGAGTATGAGGATGCCTTTCGTCAGGCATCGAAAATCATTTCTTCCATGAAAGGTTACATCTCTCACGAATTACAGCATTGTATGGAAGTCAAAGGAAAATATTTACTACTGGTTAGGTGGGAAACATTAGAAGACCATACAGTTGGGTTCAGGCAATCAAATGAGTATCAAGAATGGAAAAAACTATTGCATGATTTTTATGACCCATTTCCATTAGTTGAACACTTTGAGAAGGTTCAACTATCATAA
- a CDS encoding RtcB family protein encodes MINVKRSQTEAKVFSNYPQETALEQIQELCNQAFLKETKISIMPDYHAGKGCVIGTTIQLKDKVVPNLVGVDVGCGVLTVKLQDKKVDFNKLDQVIRTYVPSGQEIHSDETVGFIHTSFPAVHEFKAEHILSENRSRYSLGTLGGGNHFIEVSIDSEGHHYLTIHTGSRYVGAKIATYYQKVAISKLRQHDLTEMIEKLKAEGRQKEIQAVIQGYKEKNPVIPNDLTYLEGEDFANYIHDMKLAQSFAKANREEIAKAITDNMGFEEVDRFDTVHNYIDTDNLILRKGAVSAQKGERLIIPINMRDGSILAVGKGNEDWNFSAPHGAGRVLSRTKAMKSLRMDDFHNTMKGIWTTSVSEVTLDEAPMAYKPMNEILEKVEETVEIKSFIKPVYNFKASEKFKPERYKKS; translated from the coding sequence GTGATTAATGTAAAGAGGTCACAAACAGAGGCAAAGGTATTTTCAAATTATCCACAGGAAACCGCGCTTGAGCAAATTCAAGAATTGTGCAATCAGGCATTTTTAAAGGAAACAAAGATTAGTATTATGCCAGATTATCATGCTGGAAAAGGCTGTGTGATTGGAACCACTATTCAGTTAAAGGATAAAGTTGTCCCCAACCTGGTTGGCGTTGATGTTGGCTGTGGCGTGTTAACCGTCAAGCTGCAGGACAAAAAAGTTGATTTTAATAAGCTTGATCAGGTTATCCGTACCTATGTCCCGAGCGGCCAAGAGATTCATTCAGATGAGACCGTTGGCTTTATTCACACGAGTTTTCCCGCCGTTCACGAATTTAAGGCAGAGCATATTTTAAGTGAAAACAGAAGCCGATATAGCTTAGGGACCCTCGGCGGCGGCAATCATTTTATCGAGGTTTCTATTGATTCCGAAGGGCACCACTATTTAACAATCCATACCGGCAGCCGCTATGTCGGGGCAAAAATCGCCACTTATTATCAAAAGGTAGCGATTTCGAAGCTGCGCCAACATGATTTAACGGAGATGATTGAAAAATTAAAGGCGGAAGGCCGACAAAAAGAAATCCAGGCGGTCATCCAAGGATACAAGGAGAAAAATCCTGTCATTCCTAACGATTTAACCTACTTGGAAGGCGAGGATTTCGCCAACTATATTCATGATATGAAATTAGCTCAAAGCTTTGCAAAAGCAAATCGCGAAGAAATTGCCAAGGCGATTACTGATAACATGGGTTTTGAAGAGGTGGACCGCTTTGATACGGTGCACAATTACATTGATACAGATAACCTGATTTTACGAAAGGGTGCGGTCTCAGCACAAAAAGGCGAACGCCTCATTATCCCAATCAACATGAGGGACGGTTCGATTTTAGCAGTCGGTAAAGGCAACGAGGATTGGAATTTTTCGGCACCGCATGGCGCTGGCCGCGTGCTGAGCCGGACAAAAGCGATGAAAAGCTTACGTATGGATGATTTTCATAACACAATGAAAGGCATCTGGACAACGTCTGTTTCAGAAGTAACCCTTGACGAAGCGCCAATGGCCTACAAGCCGATGAATGAAATCTTAGAAAAAGTTGAAGAAACAGTTGAAATTAAAAGCTTTATTAAACCGGTTTATAATTTTAAAGCAAGTGAAAAATTCAAACCGGAAAGATATAAAAAATCTTAG
- a CDS encoding LysR family transcriptional regulator, with amino-acid sequence MEMRLFEYALEIYKTKSFTKAASNLHIAQPSLSKQISKLETDLGVYLFNRKPGSQVELTPDGLVFVKQAEKILQMRDDLKEEILERKEGIRGELKIGSTAITGGHILPPILKIYQELYPNVTIRLIEESTDTLIDLTARGLVDISILSLPIEDSRLLTKTMLTEPLYLALPNEQVQWMPETIKQAVSSSKTINPNTVPIEVFANCPFIVLKQGYGFRRTVFEICARAGFDPKIAYETSSIETAQSLVRNGLGLTIVPEMVADGSTYHSALTYFKLASHPARTLVFTFKKERYLSMNARALIEIYKNQR; translated from the coding sequence ATGGAAATGAGGCTATTCGAGTACGCATTAGAGATATATAAAACAAAGAGCTTCACAAAAGCTGCTTCCAATCTTCATATTGCGCAGCCTTCATTAAGTAAACAAATTTCCAAATTGGAAACGGATCTCGGTGTATATTTATTTAATCGTAAACCAGGCAGTCAAGTAGAACTTACACCCGATGGTTTAGTGTTTGTAAAACAAGCCGAGAAGATTTTACAAATGCGTGATGATTTAAAAGAGGAGATCCTTGAACGAAAGGAAGGAATTAGAGGGGAATTAAAAATTGGCTCAACAGCTATTACCGGAGGACATATTTTACCGCCAATTCTGAAAATCTACCAAGAACTGTATCCAAATGTGACCATTCGTTTAATAGAAGAATCGACAGATACACTAATAGATTTAACAGCAAGAGGATTAGTAGATATTTCTATATTATCACTTCCCATTGAAGATTCCCGTTTACTAACGAAAACGATGTTGACAGAGCCTCTTTATCTTGCATTACCAAATGAACAAGTACAATGGATGCCAGAAACCATAAAACAAGCCGTCTCGTCCTCCAAAACAATCAATCCAAATACCGTACCTATAGAGGTATTTGCCAATTGTCCATTTATAGTATTGAAACAAGGATACGGTTTTCGACGCACGGTATTTGAAATATGTGCAAGAGCTGGATTTGATCCGAAGATTGCTTACGAAACAAGCAGTATTGAAACAGCCCAATCTCTTGTAAGGAATGGGCTCGGCCTAACAATCGTTCCAGAAATGGTGGCTGATGGAAGTACTTATCATTCTGCTCTTACGTATTTTAAATTAGCTTCACATCCTGCCCGGACCTTAGTATTCACCTTTAAAAAGGAACGCTATCTAAGCATGAATGCACGAGCTTTAATCGAAATCTATAAAAACCAAAGATAA